The proteins below come from a single Parageobacillus thermoglucosidasius genomic window:
- a CDS encoding EutN/CcmL family microcompartment protein encodes MYIGIVVGSVVATRKNDDLVGKKLLIVQKVNKEGEKLDSIEIAVDSVGAGTGEYVIVTNGESAGYVFGTSTSSIDSAIVAIVDSVEING; translated from the coding sequence GTGTATATCGGAATCGTCGTGGGAAGTGTCGTTGCTACTAGGAAAAACGATGACCTTGTTGGCAAAAAGTTATTAATTGTACAAAAGGTGAATAAAGAAGGAGAAAAACTTGACAGCATTGAAATTGCTGTTGACTCGGTCGGTGCAGGGACAGGGGAATACGTCATTGTAACAAACGGTGAATCTGCTGGATATGTATTTGGTACGTCCACTTCCTCCATCGATTCCGCAATAGTAGCCATTGTCGACTCTGTGGAAATCAATGGATAG
- a CDS encoding flavoprotein, with protein sequence MEEIINMIVEEVLKKLQEKTKKATVLFTGGALGFKEAIQQLKLLLDDGWDFNILLSNSAEHVLTPHVIKKELGISNLFVEKEVNGIRPFYENINVLIIPTLTLNTAAKISVGIADSMATNLVAHAIMKGIPIVAAKDACDLQTPMRKQLGFHRIPSAYLENMNKHLQTIESYGIKLVNAGDLYQSVKNIAFSFLHEEKESNQPMKTKNIKKNVLTRMDIIEAKNNGHALIVPKTTIISPLALETAKELGVDIIQDR encoded by the coding sequence ATGGAAGAGATCATAAACATGATCGTGGAAGAAGTGTTAAAAAAACTGCAAGAGAAAACGAAAAAAGCTACTGTTTTGTTTACCGGCGGAGCTTTAGGTTTTAAAGAAGCCATCCAACAATTGAAACTTCTTCTTGATGATGGTTGGGATTTCAATATATTGTTATCCAATAGTGCGGAGCATGTTCTGACACCTCATGTTATAAAAAAGGAACTAGGCATATCCAATCTGTTTGTTGAAAAAGAGGTTAATGGCATCAGGCCATTTTATGAAAATATCAATGTTTTAATTATTCCAACTTTGACGTTAAACACGGCAGCGAAAATTTCGGTCGGTATAGCGGATAGCATGGCGACAAATCTTGTCGCTCATGCCATTATGAAAGGAATACCGATTGTAGCAGCAAAAGATGCGTGTGATTTACAAACACCAATGAGAAAGCAACTCGGTTTTCATCGTATACCAAGTGCATATTTAGAAAATATGAACAAACATCTTCAAACAATAGAAAGTTACGGAATAAAACTTGTGAATGCCGGGGATTTATATCAATCGGTGAAAAATATTGCCTTTTCTTTTTTACATGAGGAGAAAGAAAGCAATCAACCGATGAAAACCAAAAACATTAAGAAAAACGTTCTGACTCGAATGGACATTATTGAAGCTAAAAATAATGGCCATGCTTTAATTGTTCCTAAAACGACTATTATAAGTCCTCTTGCTTTAGAGACAGCCAAAGAATTAGGTGTCGATATTATCCAAGACAGATAG
- the eutJ gene encoding ethanolamine utilization protein EutJ: protein MSADLIEVNNYINTFAKLIYEHQARQYHGKLKVGVDLGTANIVLSVLDEFGNPVAGSLYPASVVKDGLVVDYVGAVRIVKELKRQVEELIGETLTYAATAVPPGTVGGNMKAISNVVESAGMEVVRVVDEPTAAASVLNVTDGAVVDVGGGTTGISILKNGEVIYTADEPTGGTHMSLVLAGYYKISFEEAEKLKKDPNRQKEVFPIVVPVIEKMASIVKRHIEGHDIDKIFLVGGACCFAGFEKVFLKQIGIETIKPVHPLLVTPLGIGLFS, encoded by the coding sequence ATGTCTGCAGATTTGATAGAAGTGAACAACTATATTAATACTTTTGCAAAACTAATTTATGAACATCAAGCAAGACAATATCATGGAAAGTTAAAAGTAGGCGTCGACTTGGGGACTGCGAATATAGTGCTATCGGTTTTGGACGAGTTTGGCAATCCGGTTGCTGGTTCACTTTATCCAGCATCTGTTGTCAAAGATGGATTGGTCGTCGATTATGTCGGGGCAGTAAGAATTGTGAAAGAGCTGAAAAGGCAAGTAGAAGAATTAATTGGAGAAACATTGACCTATGCTGCGACTGCGGTTCCTCCTGGGACAGTAGGCGGAAATATGAAAGCCATTTCAAACGTTGTGGAATCAGCGGGCATGGAAGTAGTCCGGGTTGTTGATGAACCAACTGCAGCAGCTTCTGTTTTGAACGTAACGGATGGAGCGGTTGTTGATGTTGGCGGAGGGACAACTGGGATCAGTATTTTAAAAAATGGAGAGGTGATTTATACCGCCGACGAACCTACCGGAGGAACCCATATGAGTTTAGTTTTAGCAGGATACTATAAAATTTCATTTGAAGAAGCAGAAAAGCTAAAAAAAGATCCGAACAGACAAAAGGAAGTTTTTCCTATCGTCGTACCTGTTATTGAAAAAATGGCCTCTATCGTTAAAAGACATATAGAAGGCCATGATATCGATAAAATTTTTTTGGTTGGTGGAGCGTGCTGTTTTGCTGGATTTGAAAAAGTCTTTTTGAAACAGATCGGCATTGAAACCATCAAACCTGTTCATCCCCTTTTAGTAACTCCGTTAGGCATCGGGTTGTTTAGTTGA
- the pduL gene encoding phosphate propanoyltransferase, with amino-acid sequence MKRIQEIEEGPYVPIGVSNRHVHLSQEDLESLFGKNYRLTKLRDLKQPGQFAANETVTLKGPKGEIQHVRILGPIRSKTQVEISITDSFQLGISVPVRESGNIAGTPGIIIQGPKGIVKLKEGVIAALRHIHVPPEFAAKFQLKDKDMVDVEVGKERKTIFKNVLIRVSKNYVLEMHLDTDEANAAGLRNGDIGKIVK; translated from the coding sequence ATGAAAAGAATACAGGAAATAGAAGAAGGTCCATATGTGCCAATCGGCGTTTCTAACCGGCATGTTCATTTGTCCCAAGAAGACTTAGAAAGTCTTTTCGGCAAAAACTACCGCTTGACGAAATTAAGAGATTTAAAACAGCCGGGACAATTTGCTGCAAATGAAACCGTTACTCTCAAAGGGCCTAAAGGAGAAATCCAACATGTAAGGATTTTAGGGCCGATAAGAAGTAAAACGCAAGTGGAAATATCGATTACAGATAGTTTTCAGTTAGGGATTTCTGTACCAGTAAGAGAATCAGGAAATATTGCGGGCACACCAGGAATCATCATTCAAGGCCCAAAAGGCATTGTGAAACTAAAAGAAGGTGTGATTGCGGCACTAAGGCACATACATGTTCCGCCAGAATTTGCAGCGAAATTTCAATTAAAAGATAAGGACATGGTAGATGTTGAAGTTGGCAAAGAAAGAAAAACGATTTTTAAAAATGTTCTTATTCGAGTTTCAAAAAATTACGTTTTAGAAATGCATTTAGATACAGATGAGGCGAATGCTGCAGGATTGAGAAACGGAGATATAGGAAAAATAGTGAAATGA
- a CDS encoding BMC domain-containing protein, translated as MNDALGMIETKGLVGAIEAADAMTKAANVTLIGYEKIGSGLVTVMVRGDVGAVKAAVDAGAAAAEKVGKVISTHVIARPHTDVEKMLPKSI; from the coding sequence ATGAATGATGCATTAGGAATGATTGAAACAAAAGGATTAGTTGGGGCAATAGAAGCAGCGGACGCAATGACTAAAGCGGCCAATGTGACGTTAATAGGCTATGAGAAGATTGGTTCTGGATTAGTCACTGTTATGGTCCGTGGAGATGTCGGTGCAGTGAAAGCGGCTGTCGATGCCGGGGCAGCGGCCGCTGAAAAAGTTGGAAAAGTCATTTCCACTCATGTCATTGCCAGACCGCATACAGATGTGGAAAAAATGTTGCCAAAAAGCATTTAA
- a CDS encoding BMC domain-containing protein, which translates to MGINAIGIIETYGMVSAIEAADVAVKSANVSLLGYELTKGSGMVTIKLEGDVAAVRAAVEAAWEAAKRVGNVYSKHIIARPHDELEKIIHSKETVGPINDGKKEKTEEMPLQTNQNEEGASESNKREETHSDEAMREIAELKEKDEVKHEQPETHLRKEKPSLLEEPKELDQKTHPSTPENRKIFEEQGNEKQPNDKEVCNLCHDPKCPRKKGDLKSACIHYQEIRRKDSK; encoded by the coding sequence TTGGGGATTAACGCAATTGGGATCATTGAAACGTATGGAATGGTTTCGGCAATAGAGGCAGCGGATGTAGCAGTGAAATCGGCCAACGTTTCTTTGCTAGGATATGAATTAACAAAAGGAAGCGGAATGGTAACGATAAAATTGGAAGGCGATGTAGCGGCTGTCAGAGCAGCGGTGGAAGCAGCATGGGAGGCGGCAAAACGAGTTGGCAATGTATACAGTAAACATATCATTGCCAGACCACATGATGAGTTAGAGAAAATCATTCATTCCAAAGAAACAGTCGGCCCTATTAACGATGGAAAAAAAGAAAAAACGGAAGAGATGCCATTACAAACCAATCAGAATGAAGAAGGGGCCTCTGAATCGAACAAACGAGAAGAAACGCACTCAGACGAGGCCATGCGAGAAATAGCGGAATTAAAAGAAAAAGATGAAGTGAAACATGAGCAGCCTGAGACACATTTGCGGAAAGAAAAGCCTTCTTTGCTGGAAGAGCCAAAAGAATTGGATCAAAAAACGCATCCATCCACTCCAGAAAACAGGAAAATTTTCGAAGAACAAGGCAATGAAAAACAGCCGAATGATAAAGAAGTATGCAATCTTTGCCATGATCCAAAATGTCCCAGAAAAAAAGGTGATTTAAAGTCAGCTTGTATTCATTATCAAGAGATTAGGAGGAAAGATAGCAAATGA
- a CDS encoding glycerol dehydratase reactivase beta/small subunit family protein — protein sequence MTIDNGSARPAIHVYYSPLLNDSSFRPLLYGMEEEGVPSVLKKKEGNNSLELGHQAATDSILGVGIGVGADNQIVLHYAKLRKDQPLFQIKQNEKNKQRILGSNAARLVKGIPFKTFQETGEDKANSTISAEEIARIVKKVLQRLEEIT from the coding sequence ATGACAATAGACAATGGATCGGCCCGACCAGCAATCCATGTTTATTATAGCCCGCTGCTAAATGATTCTTCCTTCCGCCCTTTACTTTATGGAATGGAAGAAGAAGGCGTTCCCTCTGTTTTGAAAAAAAAAGAGGGAAATAATTCCTTGGAACTTGGCCATCAAGCCGCCACAGATTCTATTTTAGGGGTTGGAATAGGAGTTGGTGCAGATAACCAAATTGTTCTTCATTATGCAAAGCTGCGAAAAGATCAGCCGCTTTTTCAGATCAAACAAAATGAAAAAAATAAACAACGTATTTTAGGATCCAATGCTGCGAGGCTGGTTAAAGGAATACCTTTTAAAACGTTTCAAGAAACCGGCGAAGATAAAGCGAATAGCACCATTTCCGCAGAAGAAATTGCCCGCATTGTCAAAAAAGTTCTTCAGCGTCTTGAAGAAATTACGTAA
- a CDS encoding diol dehydratase reactivase subunit alpha yields the protein MKLVAGVDIGNATTEVAIAQVSDDNTITFLSSGLVNTTGIKGTRQNIHGALAAIQQALNKINRKIEDLDLIRLNEAAPVIGDVAMETITETIITESTMIGHNPSTPGGMGLGIGKTINISDLKNASTTDDYIVLIGKEYHFETAAEIINEALDKGMKVNGAIVQKDDGVLINNRIKKKIPIVDEVSLLEKVPVGMKAAVEVAPPGGVVEVLSNPYGIATVFELSADETKMIVPIARALIGNRSAVVIKTPKGDVRARTIPAGKIYIFGKKKAAVDVDEGAEKIMAMVTASAPIEDIKGEPGTNVGGMLERVRQVMSELTNQPPNKIRIQDLLAVDTFIPQKVKGGLAEEFSMENAVGIAAMVEADKLQMKLIADELQSQVNVQVEVGGVEADMAVRGALSTPGTNMPIAILDMGAGSTDASIMTRDGKITSVHLAGAGDMVTLLINSELGFDDTGLAEDIKKYPLAKVESLYHIRHEDGTVQFFEQPLEPHVFARVVILKDGEMIPVPGQHSLEKIRHVRRKAKEKVFVTNAIRALSLVSPTGNIRDIEFVVLVGGSALDFEIPQLVTDALSQYGVVAGRGNIRGTEGPRNAVATGLILALGEGRGTP from the coding sequence ATGAAATTAGTTGCGGGAGTGGATATAGGCAATGCCACGACAGAAGTGGCGATTGCGCAAGTAAGCGATGACAATACTATTACTTTTTTATCAAGTGGTCTTGTAAATACAACAGGAATTAAAGGAACCCGTCAAAATATCCATGGTGCCCTGGCTGCCATTCAACAAGCTCTCAACAAAATTAATCGTAAAATAGAAGATTTAGATCTTATTCGATTAAATGAAGCGGCTCCTGTGATTGGGGATGTGGCAATGGAAACCATCACAGAGACGATCATTACTGAATCAACGATGATTGGCCACAATCCTTCCACTCCAGGGGGAATGGGCTTAGGCATAGGAAAAACTATAAATATATCAGACTTAAAAAATGCCAGTACCACTGATGACTATATCGTATTAATCGGAAAGGAATATCATTTTGAAACTGCGGCAGAAATAATAAATGAAGCGTTGGATAAAGGAATGAAAGTGAATGGAGCGATTGTGCAAAAAGATGACGGAGTATTAATTAATAATAGGATAAAAAAGAAAATCCCGATTGTTGATGAAGTCAGCTTATTAGAAAAAGTGCCAGTAGGTATGAAAGCCGCTGTGGAAGTGGCACCGCCAGGCGGCGTCGTAGAGGTTTTATCCAATCCGTACGGGATTGCGACTGTTTTTGAATTAAGCGCGGATGAAACGAAGATGATTGTTCCGATAGCGCGTGCCCTAATAGGGAACCGATCGGCCGTAGTCATCAAAACTCCAAAAGGAGATGTGCGGGCTAGAACCATCCCTGCGGGAAAAATTTATATATTTGGCAAGAAAAAAGCAGCAGTTGATGTTGACGAAGGCGCAGAAAAAATTATGGCGATGGTCACTGCTTCTGCACCGATTGAAGATATAAAAGGGGAGCCTGGAACAAACGTAGGAGGCATGTTGGAAAGAGTAAGGCAAGTCATGTCAGAGCTGACGAACCAGCCGCCAAATAAAATAAGAATACAAGACTTGTTAGCTGTCGATACGTTTATCCCGCAAAAAGTAAAAGGCGGGCTGGCCGAAGAATTTTCCATGGAAAATGCAGTTGGCATTGCAGCTATGGTAGAAGCTGACAAATTACAAATGAAATTGATAGCGGATGAACTTCAATCGCAAGTAAATGTCCAAGTTGAGGTTGGGGGAGTTGAAGCAGATATGGCCGTTCGCGGGGCGCTTTCCACTCCGGGAACAAATATGCCAATAGCCATACTTGATATGGGGGCTGGTTCCACAGATGCCTCGATTATGACTAGAGATGGGAAAATCACATCTGTTCATCTTGCTGGAGCAGGCGATATGGTAACATTGCTAATTAATTCGGAATTAGGGTTTGATGATACCGGTTTAGCTGAAGATATTAAAAAATATCCTTTAGCAAAAGTAGAAAGCCTATACCATATCCGTCATGAAGATGGTACAGTGCAATTTTTTGAACAACCGTTAGAACCACATGTATTTGCTAGAGTTGTTATCTTGAAAGACGGGGAAATGATCCCTGTTCCAGGCCAGCATTCTCTTGAAAAAATAAGACATGTCCGGCGCAAGGCAAAAGAAAAGGTTTTTGTTACCAATGCAATCAGAGCGTTAAGTTTAGTATCCCCTACTGGAAATATACGAGATATCGAATTTGTTGTCTTAGTTGGAGGATCGGCATTAGACTTTGAGATCCCTCAATTAGTAACAGATGCATTATCGCAATATGGTGTAGTTGCTGGAAGAGGGAATATAAGAGGAACAGAAGGGCCGCGCAATGCCGTAGCAACCGGATTAATCTTGGCTCTTGGGGAAGGGAGAGGGACGCCATGA
- a CDS encoding diol dehydratase small subunit, which yields MNQALIEQIVKEIMASMNGAEVNTEKNEKNQWVKVDVKHDYPLAEKWPELIKTPTGKSLDEINLKGVIDGDVKPEDIRISPETLELQAQIADSMGRKQFAANLRRAAELIAIPDKRILEIYNALRPYRSTKDELLAIADELEHQYHAKMNAKLVREAAEVYELRDRLRKDSE from the coding sequence TTGAATCAAGCATTAATCGAACAAATTGTGAAAGAAATAATGGCCTCTATGAATGGTGCGGAAGTTAACACGGAAAAAAATGAGAAAAATCAATGGGTAAAAGTGGATGTAAAACATGACTACCCATTGGCTGAAAAATGGCCGGAATTAATAAAAACCCCTACAGGTAAATCATTGGATGAGATTAACTTAAAAGGGGTTATAGACGGAGACGTTAAGCCGGAAGATATACGTATTTCACCGGAAACTCTTGAGCTGCAAGCACAAATAGCAGATTCAATGGGGCGAAAACAATTTGCAGCAAACCTTAGAAGAGCAGCAGAACTTATAGCAATTCCTGATAAACGGATTCTCGAAATTTATAATGCGCTTCGGCCATATCGCTCCACGAAAGATGAGTTGCTAGCGATCGCTGATGAACTTGAGCATCAATATCATGCAAAAATGAACGCTAAATTAGTCCGGGAAGCTGCAGAAGTCTATGAATTAAGAGACAGACTGAGAAAAGACAGCGAATAA
- a CDS encoding propanediol/glycerol family dehydratase medium subunit → MIINEQIIRDVVEEVLKSFQFEEKEVEVDVNENGHPKPPAKNGNGLELVEKGTAEVGTRKDEVVIGLGPAFGKYQTKTIVGVPHADLLKEVIAGIEEEGLAARVIKVYHTSDVGFIAHHAAKLSGSGIGIGIQSKGTTVIHQKDLQPLNNLELFPQAPLLDLETYRAIGKNAAKYAKGESPNPVPTRNDQMARPKYQAIAALLHIKETEHVDRNKKAVELEVKFY, encoded by the coding sequence ATGATCATTAACGAACAGATCATTCGTGATGTAGTGGAAGAAGTTTTAAAAAGTTTTCAATTTGAAGAAAAAGAAGTAGAAGTAGATGTTAATGAAAACGGTCATCCCAAACCGCCAGCAAAAAACGGCAATGGATTAGAACTTGTGGAAAAAGGAACGGCGGAAGTCGGCACAAGAAAAGATGAAGTCGTTATTGGATTAGGGCCGGCATTTGGCAAATACCAAACCAAAACCATCGTCGGTGTTCCACATGCGGATTTATTAAAGGAAGTGATTGCCGGTATTGAAGAAGAGGGGCTTGCTGCACGGGTGATTAAAGTTTATCATACTTCAGATGTTGGGTTTATTGCTCACCATGCCGCTAAATTAAGCGGCTCAGGTATCGGGATAGGCATTCAGTCCAAAGGAACGACGGTTATTCACCAAAAAGATTTGCAGCCGTTAAATAATCTTGAATTATTTCCCCAAGCACCATTGCTAGACTTAGAAACTTATCGCGCAATTGGCAAAAATGCTGCGAAATATGCAAAAGGGGAATCGCCAAACCCTGTCCCTACCCGGAATGATCAAATGGCCCGGCCAAAATATCAAGCGATTGCCGCGCTTCTTCATATAAAAGAAACAGAACATGTTGACCGCAATAAGAAAGCAGTTGAATTAGAAGTAAAGTTTTATTAA
- a CDS encoding propanediol/glycerol family dehydratase large subunit, producing MRSKRFQVLAKRPVNQDGFVAEWPEVGLIAMNGPNDPKPSIKIENGVVVELDGKTRDQFDFIDYFIADYGINLDKAEEVMAMDSLELARMLVDINVPREKIIPLTTAMTPAKICEVVGYMNVVEMMMALQKMRARKTPSIQCHVTNVKDNPVQIAADAAEAALRGFDEMETTVGIVRYYPLNALSLLVGSQTGRGGVLTQCSLEEATELELGLRGLSCYAETISVYGTEPVFVDGDDTPYSKAFLASAYASRGLKMRFTSGTGSEVQMGYAEGKSMLYLEARCIFIAKGAGVQGLQNGSISCIGIPGSVPSGIRAVLAENLIAAMLDLEVASGNDQTFSHSDIRRTARTLMQMLPGTDFIFSGYSSTPNYDNMFAGSNFDAEDFDDYNVLQRDLKVDGGLRPVTEEEVIAVRNKAAKAIQAVFEELGLPAITDEEVEAATYAHGSKDMPERNVVEDIRAAEEMMKRGVTGLDVVKALSKHGFDDIAQNVLNMLKQRISGDYLHTSAIITKDFKVISAVNDLNDYMGPGTGYRMSEERWEEIKNIPNAIRPEDIH from the coding sequence ATGAGATCCAAGCGATTTCAAGTATTAGCGAAACGGCCGGTTAATCAGGATGGGTTCGTAGCGGAATGGCCGGAAGTTGGTTTAATCGCGATGAACGGTCCAAATGATCCTAAGCCAAGTATAAAAATCGAAAATGGCGTTGTTGTTGAATTGGACGGAAAAACACGTGACCAATTTGATTTTATTGATTATTTCATTGCGGATTACGGGATCAATCTGGACAAGGCAGAAGAAGTCATGGCAATGGACTCATTAGAGCTGGCAAGAATGCTAGTTGATATTAACGTGCCACGTGAGAAAATTATCCCTCTTACTACCGCAATGACTCCCGCAAAGATTTGCGAGGTTGTCGGTTACATGAATGTGGTTGAGATGATGATGGCACTGCAAAAGATGAGAGCAAGAAAAACGCCGTCTATCCAATGCCACGTCACTAACGTTAAAGATAATCCTGTTCAAATTGCAGCAGATGCAGCAGAGGCGGCACTACGCGGATTCGATGAAATGGAAACGACCGTTGGCATTGTCCGTTACTATCCATTGAACGCTTTATCCCTTTTAGTTGGCTCACAAACAGGCCGTGGCGGTGTCTTAACGCAATGTTCACTGGAAGAGGCAACCGAATTAGAGCTAGGTTTGCGAGGGCTTAGCTGCTATGCTGAAACCATTTCTGTATATGGAACAGAGCCTGTATTTGTCGATGGTGACGATACTCCATATTCTAAAGCATTCCTGGCATCCGCTTATGCTTCTCGCGGATTAAAAATGCGGTTTACATCAGGTACTGGATCGGAAGTACAAATGGGGTATGCAGAAGGCAAATCCATGTTATATCTCGAAGCACGATGCATTTTTATTGCCAAAGGTGCCGGTGTACAAGGTTTGCAAAACGGATCGATCAGCTGCATCGGTATTCCTGGAAGCGTTCCGTCTGGAATTCGTGCTGTGCTTGCCGAAAATTTAATAGCAGCAATGTTGGATCTGGAAGTTGCGTCTGGAAATGACCAAACATTTTCACATTCCGATATTAGAAGAACAGCTCGCACTCTTATGCAAATGCTTCCTGGCACAGACTTTATCTTTTCTGGATACAGCTCGACTCCTAACTATGACAATATGTTTGCTGGATCTAACTTCGACGCAGAAGATTTTGATGATTACAACGTATTGCAGCGCGATTTAAAAGTGGATGGCGGGTTGCGCCCTGTTACAGAAGAGGAAGTCATTGCGGTAAGAAATAAAGCGGCGAAAGCAATTCAGGCTGTGTTTGAAGAATTAGGACTTCCTGCCATCACAGATGAAGAAGTCGAAGCAGCCACTTATGCGCATGGAAGCAAAGATATGCCGGAACGGAATGTAGTGGAAGATATAAGAGCTGCAGAAGAGATGATGAAACGCGGAGTTACTGGTCTTGATGTTGTTAAAGCCTTAAGCAAACATGGTTTTGATGATATTGCCCAAAATGTGTTAAATATGTTGAAACAACGTATATCTGGTGACTACTTGCATACGTCTGCCATTATTACGAAAGATTTTAAAGTGATTAGTGCCGTAAATGATTTGAACGATTATATGGGACCGGGAACAGGATATCGAATGAGTGAGGAAAGATGGGAAGAAATCAAAAACATTCCTAATGCTATCAGGCCAGAAGATATTCATTAA
- the pduB gene encoding propanediol utilization microcompartment protein PduB — protein MNASNAEENKSKEKNICGLTEFVGTGRGDTIGLVIANVDSSVHEAMNLDKKYRSIGIIGGRIGAGPQILAADEAVKATNTEILAIELARDTKGGAGHGSLIIFGAEDVADARRAVEVALKELERTFGDVYGNEAGHIEFQYTARASYACEKAFNAPVGKSFGLVVGAPAAIGVVLADTAVKAANVEVLSYSSPNQGTSFTNEVILTFTGDSGAVRQALIAAREVGIKLLGTLGSVPVSETIPYI, from the coding sequence ATGAATGCTTCCAATGCGGAAGAGAATAAATCAAAAGAAAAAAATATCTGTGGTTTAACAGAGTTTGTTGGCACAGGCCGAGGAGATACGATCGGTTTAGTTATTGCCAATGTAGATTCTAGTGTCCATGAGGCGATGAATCTTGACAAAAAGTATCGTTCAATAGGAATTATCGGCGGACGTATTGGGGCTGGGCCGCAAATTTTAGCTGCTGATGAAGCTGTGAAAGCAACCAATACAGAAATTTTAGCCATTGAACTTGCACGTGACACGAAAGGCGGGGCTGGCCACGGAAGCTTAATTATTTTTGGCGCTGAAGATGTAGCAGATGCTCGCCGGGCAGTGGAAGTAGCCTTGAAAGAATTGGAACGTACTTTTGGAGATGTGTATGGAAACGAAGCAGGGCATATCGAGTTTCAATATACGGCTCGGGCAAGTTATGCATGTGAAAAAGCATTTAATGCGCCAGTTGGCAAATCATTTGGATTAGTCGTTGGTGCCCCGGCAGCCATAGGTGTTGTTCTTGCGGATACGGCTGTAAAAGCAGCGAATGTCGAGGTATTAAGCTATAGTTCTCCTAATCAAGGCACAAGTTTTACTAATGAAGTGATTTTAACTTTCACTGGTGATTCAGGAGCAGTCCGGCAAGCTCTTATTGCAGCAAGAGAAGTTGGCATTAAGTTATTAGGAACTTTGGGAAGCGTGCCTGTCTCAGAGACCATTCCATATATTTAA
- a CDS encoding BMC domain-containing protein, translating into MVREALGMVETKGLVAAIEAADAMVKAANVTLIGYQKIGSGLVTVMVRGDVGAVKAATDAGAAAAEKVGQVISIHVIPRPHTEVEGILPKLVQE; encoded by the coding sequence ATGGTTCGAGAAGCATTAGGTATGGTGGAGACAAAAGGGTTAGTTGCAGCTATTGAAGCGGCAGATGCAATGGTGAAAGCGGCAAATGTGACACTTATCGGTTACCAGAAAATTGGTTCCGGGCTTGTCACGGTGATGGTCCGCGGCGATGTTGGCGCTGTAAAAGCAGCAACGGATGCTGGTGCAGCAGCTGCGGAAAAAGTGGGGCAAGTCATATCCATCCATGTCATTCCAAGACCGCACACAGAAGTGGAAGGAATTCTTCCTAAACTAGTTCAAGAATGA